One region of Myxococcus fulvus genomic DNA includes:
- a CDS encoding serpin family protein, translating to MASSTSLKACMVAVVWGLAGCHSDEQSPAEREPPPPGALVASEKERVTSPSVSDTDFAALVAGNTDFGVALYRRLAEPGENAAVSPLSLTRAFSLVYAGARGETQAQMARTLGFTLPAEQLHPALNRLDLALQEQVGQAHGDKGPAPTFRAVNVLWGQQGYRFEPAYLDVLAEHHGAGLRSVDFSADPDGVRRAINDWVSGVTADRIQDLIPEGEVRADTRLVLANALYFKGAWRTPFHAQATSPRTFHGLTGGTTQVPMMHTSWSFPFARGEGYDAIALPYVGRAFRMLVIVPDAGRFQEVEQRLSAAFLDTVRANLSERPMLLRFPRFEVKQSAALVEALRSLGMEDAFSGRADLSGISRQEQLMLSGAQHQAFVAVDEAGTEAAAATAIESVPVSLPPEVHVDRPFVFVIEEVATKSVLFLGRVVSP from the coding sequence ATGGCTTCATCGACGTCGCTGAAAGCTTGCATGGTCGCGGTGGTGTGGGGACTGGCGGGCTGCCATTCCGACGAGCAATCCCCCGCCGAGCGGGAGCCGCCTCCACCGGGGGCGCTCGTCGCCTCGGAGAAGGAGCGGGTGACGTCGCCCTCCGTCTCCGACACGGACTTCGCCGCGCTGGTCGCCGGTAACACCGACTTCGGCGTGGCGCTCTACCGACGGCTCGCCGAGCCTGGAGAGAACGCCGCCGTGTCTCCCCTCAGCCTCACACGGGCCTTCAGCCTGGTGTACGCCGGAGCACGCGGCGAAACCCAGGCGCAGATGGCACGGACGCTGGGCTTCACGCTGCCCGCGGAGCAGCTGCACCCGGCGCTCAATCGGCTGGACCTGGCGCTCCAGGAGCAGGTGGGGCAGGCCCATGGCGACAAGGGGCCTGCGCCGACGTTCCGCGCGGTGAATGTCCTCTGGGGACAGCAGGGCTATCGCTTCGAGCCCGCCTACCTGGACGTGCTCGCCGAGCACCACGGCGCGGGCTTGCGCTCGGTGGACTTCTCCGCGGACCCGGACGGCGTACGCCGCGCCATCAACGACTGGGTCTCCGGCGTGACGGCGGACCGCATCCAGGACCTGATTCCCGAGGGGGAGGTGCGCGCCGACACGCGACTGGTCCTGGCCAATGCCCTCTACTTCAAGGGGGCCTGGCGTACGCCGTTCCACGCCCAGGCCACGAGCCCGAGGACCTTCCATGGCCTGACGGGTGGCACGACGCAGGTCCCGATGATGCACACCTCGTGGTCGTTCCCCTTCGCGCGTGGAGAGGGCTATGACGCCATCGCGCTTCCCTATGTGGGCCGTGCCTTTCGCATGCTCGTCATCGTCCCCGACGCGGGTCGCTTCCAGGAGGTGGAGCAGCGCCTGTCCGCCGCGTTCCTGGACACCGTGCGAGCGAACCTGAGCGAGCGGCCGATGCTGCTGCGCTTTCCTCGCTTCGAGGTGAAGCAGTCGGCCGCCCTGGTGGAGGCGCTGCGCTCCCTGGGAATGGAGGATGCATTCTCCGGCCGCGCGGACCTGTCTGGCATCTCCCGCCAGGAGCAACTGATGCTCAGTGGCGCGCAACATCAGGCCTTCGTCGCCGTGGACGAGGCGGGCACCGAGGCCGCCGCCGCGACCGCCATCGAGAGCGTGCCCGTGTCGCTTCCTCCCGAAGTCCACGTGGACCGCCCGTTCGTGTTCGTCATCGAGGAGGTGGCGACGAAGAGTGTGCTCTTCCTGGGGCGGGTCGTGAGCCCCTGA